GGACCCGGTGATAGCACCAGGTACACTTGTCCGCGGTACGCTTCTTCTTGTGGATGTAACGCACCCCGTAGGGACAGGCCTGCACGCAATAGGCACACCCTATACAACGCTTGTAATCTATGAGCACGAAGCCGTCGTCGGTCTTAAAGGTGGCCCCCACCGGACAGACCTGAACGCAGGAAGGCTCCTCGCACATGTTGCAGAGCTTGGGCACGAAAAAGGCGTCCCTGATGGGCTCGTCCACTTTTCGGGGCTCGGGATACCCCTCAAGGGCCCCCTTGGGGGAATCCACCAGCACCTTCCCGTCCTGAGTTATGATGTAGCGCTCCACCCAGGTGCGGTACTGCCCGTCAGGCACTCGATATTCCCGCTTGTCCGCCACGCAGCAGCTCCCGCAACCGATGCAGCGATTGATGTCCACCAGAAAAACGAACTCGTGCTTTTCCGGATCGTACTTTCCCTCTCCGCCCAGGCCGGGGATCTGGAGAGGCACCTTCACCGGCATGGGAAGCATCCAGTAAAGGGACCCCGCCGCCCCCTTAAGCAGACATCCCAGAAACCTTCGACGATCCTTATTCACGAGCCCCTCCCTTTCCGAGACTGGACCAGAATTCTTTGACCTGATTGATGTAGTAAAGCGGTGCGTGAACCAGATGACACTGATCGCAGGCGTGATCCTCCCGCACATGCTGCTTGCGCAGGTGGTCCGGAAAGAGCACGGTCTTTATGACTTTGGGATCCCTGGGACGGGCCTGAATGGCCCCGTTGTGACACCTCAGGCACAGCGCCCGAATGGCCTCCTTCCCCCTGGGATCCGGAAGGTGGCCGATCAGCTCGCCCCTCGCGTTCACATGATCGGCCCAGGGCCCGTGACAGAACTCGCAGGAAAGGCTCCGATGCTTGCTGGCGCTCTGAAGGGTGTACTCCCAGGGATGACAGCTCTTGCAGGAGGCATTGGTCATGTGGCGGGGCATACGAGCCAGCTCGTCGTCTATGGCCCCCTTCCGGTAGTACTTGTAAAAAATACTTCCGTGATTGCCGAAGTCCCGGGGAACCAAAAGGGTCCTCACTATCCCACCCAGCACCACCAAAACCACCAGCCCTATCAGGATTCTCTTCACATGGGTGCGATTGGGTTTCTCCGACACCTTACACTCCCCGTAAACGAAGTAGCGATTCTGGGTATATCAGGAGGAAATAAGCGCTACAAGAGAAAAAAGGTTTAAATTTGTTAAATTCCGGTTAAAAAGGTTAACTTCTGAGCACAATCTTTGCGGAGAGGTGTCTTTCGAGAAGGCTCTGAAGGGAAAGGAGATCCTCCTCGGCGGGCGGCGTTTTCGGAAAGGAGGGATCCAGGGTTTCGGCCCGGGGAAAGAACCTCTGGAGGGCTATTTGCCTGACCCCTTCCAGGTAGGGAAGCATCTCCTTTATTTCCGGTTCTCCCACCAGGGAAGGAACCACGGTGATGCGGACCTCGGCCTTTCCGTTAAGGCTTTTTACGCACTCCAGAGTCCGGGCTACGGGAGCGAAGTCTCCGCCCAGTTCCCCGTAACGGGAGGGAGCCGTCTTAAAATCCAGAGCCAGGTAGTCCACCAGCCCCTCCTCCACCAGAGAGAAGACCACCTCCGGATGGGAACCGTTGGTGTCGAGTTTCACCGGAAGACCCACCTCGTGCCGGACGCGTTCGAGAAAGGCTCGCAGGCGCCGTCCCCACAGGGTGGGCTCTCCCCCGGTAATCACCACCCCTTTGATGAAACCCTTTCGCCGGGAGAGCTCGGACAGAACCTCCTCTTCCGGCAGGTCCGGGATTTCCCGGAGTCTTTCCGGGAGCACCAGGTCCAGGTTGTAACAGTAGGGACAGCGCCAGTTACAACCCCCGAGGAAGACCACCGCCGCGATCTTCCCCGGGTAATCCACCAGGCTCGTACCCCGAAAGCCCTTGATCATCTAGCCGCAGCAGGCCCGGCGGGCAAACTTCCGGAAAGACTCCAGCCTCACCGTCTTGCGTTCGGAAAACTCCTGCTGTTTTCCGGCATTCCAGTTCTGAACCGGACGAAAGTAACCCACCACCCGACTGTAAATCTCGCAGGGTACCGCCTTAACCTTGACTCTTTCCATGGCCGACCTCCTCCTTAGTTTTATCTTTTACCGATTCGGGGTTTTCCAGCACGCGATAGGCCCCGGAGGGGAGCTCCCGCAGCCTCTCCCGGGGAAGCTCCACCTCCCGACCGTACCGGGCCAGATCCTCCTCGCTGTGAGGATAGGGACAGAATTCGTGTTTCCCGGGAATGTATCCGTGCACGGGACACACGGAAAAGGTGGGGGTGATGGAGAAGTAAGGAAGCCTGAAGTTTTCCACCACCGCCCGCACCAGCTCCCGAACCATCCGCGTGTCCGGGATCTCCTCGCCCACGAAAAGGTGCACCACCGTGCCTCCGGTAAAGAGGACCTGAAGATCGTCCTGGTGGGAGAGGATCTCGAAGATGTCGTCGGTGTAGCCCACCGGAAGGTGCACGGAGTTGGTGTAATAAGGCACCCGGTCCGTTCCGGCGGTCTTAATGCGCGGAAACTTCTTCTTGTCCAGGCGGGCCAGACGATAGCTGGCCCCTTCGGCCGGCGTGGCCTCGAGGTTGTAAAGGTTCCCGGTCTCCTCCTGAAAGTCCGCGAGCTTCTCCCGCATGAAACGCAGGACCTTTATGGCCCACTCCTTCCCCTCCGGGTGATAAATGGGCACCCCGAGGAAGTTGAGACAGGCCTCGTTCATGCCGATGATCCCGATGGTGGAAAAGTGGTTGCGCCAGTACTGCCCGGAGCACTCCTTGACCGGCTGAAGATAGACCCGGGAATAGGGATAAAGTCCCCGTTCGGTGAAGTCCTCGATGACCTTGCGCTTGATCTCGAGAGAGGTCTTGGCGAGCTCCATGAGATCGCTCAGGCGCTCGAAAAATTCCTCTTCACAGGTAGAGAGATAAGCGATGCGCGGCAGGTTGATGGTGACCACCCCGATAGAGCCCGTAAGCGGCGAGGCCCCAAAGAGCCCTCCGCCCCGTCTCTCAAGCTCCCGGTTGTCGAGTCTCAGGCGACAGCACATGGAACGGGCGTCCTCCGGACGCATGTCCGAGTTCACGAAATTGGCAAAGTAGGGAATGCCGTAACGCCGGGTCATCTCCCAGAGGGGCTCCAGGTTGGGATTCTCGTAGTCGAAATCCCGGGTGAGGTTGTAGGTGGGGATGGGGAAGGTAAAGATCCGGCCCTTGGCGTCGCCGGCAATCATTAGCTCGCAAAAGGCCCGGTTGATCATGTCCATTTCCTTCTGGAACTCGGCGTAGGTCTCCTCCTGCTCGCGGCCACCGATGATCACCGGAAGATCCTTTAGGGTCTCGGGGCACCTGAGGTCAAAGGTGAGGTTCGTGAAAGGGGTTTGGAAGCCTACCCTGGTGGGCACATTCACATTGAAGATGAATTCCTGGAGGCACTGCTTGACCTCCTCGTAGGAGAGCCGGTCGTAGCGCACGAAGGGGGCCAGCAGGGTATCGAAGTTGGAGAAGGCCTGGGCTCCGGCGGCCTCGCCCTGAAGGGTGTAAAAGAAGTTTACCACCTGGCCGAGGGCGCTCCGGAAGTGTTTGGGCGGAGCGCTTTCCACCTTTCCGGGGACTCCCCCGAAGCCCCGCTTGAGCAGATCGTAAAGATCCCACCCCACGCAGTATGGCCCAAGTATTCCTAAATCATGCACATGGAAGTCTCCCTCGAAGTGGGCCTCGCCCACCCTGGCCGGATAAAGCTTGTTCAGCCAGTAGCGAGCCACCACCGAGGAGGAAATGTGGAAGTTGAGCCCCTGGAGGCTGTAATTCATGTTGGAGTTTTCCTGAACCCGCCAGTCCTCCCGGGTGAGGTACTCCTCGATGAGGTTTACGCCGTCCACCAGGGCCTTGCCGAGCTCCCGGGCCTCCCGGCGCTTTTCCCGGTAGAGAATGTAGGCCTTGGCCGCCTCGGTAAAGCCCAGCTCCATCAGGGTCTTTTCCACCAGATCCTGGATCTGCTCCACATGAGGGACCCCGCCGTGCTTGAAGAACTGGCGATAGAGCTTTACCGCCACCGCATCCGCCACCTTCTCGGCCGCGGCCTTGTCCTTCTGCCCCACCGCCCGCAGGGCCTTGAAGACCGCCCGCACGATGCGATGCCGATTAAAAGGCTGAAACTTCCCGTCCCGCTTCCTGACCAAAGGCTCCATGACGCCTCCCCTCTCCCTGCATCCGTTTTTCTGCGATTATACCTACAGCATATAGGGTGTCAAGGTCAATAATATTACAACATATTGGTTAGTTACGAACCGTCCCCGGAAAGAAAAAAGGGGGCCGCACAGGCCCCCTGAGGAAGGCAGCGAAAGAAGGGGTGGCGTATTATCCCAGGGTGGGAAGCTTCCGCAGAGCCATCTTGATGAGCCCCCGGCGGGTGCGGGCCCGGACCTCCACATCCTCCCAGGTCCGCTTGCGCGGAGCAAAGTGTTTGAAGAGGAGCTCCAGGTTCTTCTCCTTGCCCATGAAGTAAACATTGGGGCCGATCTTCACCTTGTCGGACTCAAGCCTCCGGGCCTTGCCGCTGCGCACCAGTTTCGCCACCTCGGAGTTGGGGTCGGAGAGGTCACCGAAGATACGGGCGTCGGCGATGCAGGTCTTCACGCAGGCCGGAAGCTCACCCCGGGTCACCCGCTCGTAACAGAAGGTGCACTTGTCCGCCTTGGGCTCGTCCAAGGTATCGTTGAGATAACGGGCCCGATAAGGACAGGCCTCCACGCAGTTGCCGCAACCGATGCAGCGCTCCTTGTCGATGAGAACCGCACCGGTAAAGGGCTCCTTGTAGGTGGCCTTGATCTCCATGGTGACGGTCTTTCCGGTCTTGTAACACTTAAAGGTGCGCTTTTCGGGCTCCACCGGGCACACATCCACGCACACCGGATGGTCGCAGTGATTACAGAGCCCGGGGAAGAAGGTGAAGGCGATCTCCCCCTTGGAGGTGCGCTCAGGGCCCAGACGAAGCACCCAGTTTCGGCGATAGTCCCCGCCTTCCGCCGAAACCACCCCCAGCCACTGATCGTAATCGCCGATAAAAGAATATCCGTCGTAGTCCGGATTTACCGGAACCTGCCACTCCGCGCGACAGGCCACCGCGCAGGCGTGGCACCCCACACATCTATCTAAATCTATTACCATGGCCCACTGATGTTTCATTTTCGCCCTCCTTCATAAACTTTTTAGCAGCCCTCGATGGTCATCCTCTTGTGATGCTTCTTCTTTTTCATCATCTTTTCGCACTGGCCTCCCATCATCCCCGCGGCGGCCAGTTTAAAACGGGGAATCTCCGGGGGCAGCGGACGAAGTTCGGGGATGTCGAGCACCTTGCCGTCCTTGACTATCCGCACGAAGCTCGTGCGGTGACTGGAGGCCCCCATGAAGGGGTCCTGCACATAGTGAGTGATGAGGAACTGATCGCTAGCCCCTTTCCTGTAGGCCCGGCGAAGTTTCTGGGAAAGGCTTCCGAAGCCGTGAGGTAGGAAAATACAGTCAGGCCGGATACCCGGAGTGACCTTGGCCTTCACCGGGAGGGAACGCTTGCCGTCCTGATTCTCGAACACGATCTCGTCACCGTCCTTAATGCCCAGCTTGGCCGCCACCTCGTCGTTGATCCAGGCGTGGTTCTCGGGCCACTCGTGATGGAGCCACTCGTTGTTCATGGTGCGGCTGAAGGTGTGCACCGGCACGCGTCCGTAAATGAGCCGGGCAAACCCCTTGGGCGGAGCCGGCGTGGGCTCGAATACCGGCACCGGAGAGAAGTCCTCGTCCTCGAAGTCCTCAACGGCCAGATTAACCTTGAAACCCTTTTCTCCGAAAACATTCCGGAAGTTCTCTCGATCATAGGCCCCTTTCGCCGGAAGGGTTATTATCCCACCTTGCTCCTGAAGATCCTTAAGGGTAACATTCAGCGCTCTCAGTTTATCATTGATAATATCGGTCTCGTTTTCCGTGAAAAATATTTCGAACCCGAGCCGATGAGCCAGTTGCTTGGCTACCCACAGCGGAGTCCTAGCCTCCCCAAGAGGCTCTACTGCGGGCTGTCTGACCGTGACATAGCATTCCGGCAACCCGTCATATACATATACATCGTCATAGCGTTCCAGATAAACGGTATCCGGGAGGACGATATCCGACCAGAGAGCGGTCTCCGTGGGAAGAATTTCAAAGGAGAAGATAAAGTCCAGCTTCTTTATCGCTTCCATGGTCTGATAAGGATTAGGAATGGTTTGGAGGATATTTACCCCGCAGATACCCCAGGCCTTAATGGGATAGGGTTTGCCGGTAAGGGTGGCCTTAATGATCTCGTGGGTGGGACTTCCGGGAATGGGCCCAGAAAAGGGATACTTTTCCTTAAGAGGAGTATCCGAACTGCGGGGCTTGATCTCTCGCACGCAGCTTACCGGAGCCAAAGGCACATGGGTGGGGAAGTAAAGACCGCCGGGAGTCCCTACACTTCCAAAAAGGGCGGCCAGGATGGCCAGGGCCTGGTGGCGATACACATCGCCCTTGCCGTACCAGGCGGAATGCCGCCCCGGATGAATGAGGACATGCGGACGGGCCGCCGCCAGGATCTTTATGGCCTCCTCGATCTTGTCCTTGGGGAGATCGCAGATACGGGCGGCTTTCTCCAGCGTCCAGCCCTTGACCTTCTTCTTGAGAATCTCAAATCCCTCGCAGTACTTGGAGACGAATTCCTTATCGTAAAGATCGTGCTCAATGACATAGTTGATCCAGGCCAGAAGGAGGGCCGTATCCGTCCCGGGACGGATGGGAAGCCAGAGGTCCGCCTTGCCCGCCGCCACGGAAAAACGCGGATCCACTACTACCAGTTTGGCCCCCTTGGAAAGCCCGTCCACAAAGGACATCACATGGGAAACATGCACATTCTCTCCGATGTGGGAACCCACGAGAAGCATGGCCTTGGCGTTGGCCATGTCGGTGTACTGCATGGTACCGGAGGTGAGATACCCGAGAGAGGAGATGTAGGCCACGGCCACCGGCCCCACGCACTGGAAGAAGGCCGGCTCGTTGGAGTAGTTTTCCGTGCCCAGGGCCTTAAAGACCTCCCGCAAGGCCTCCGCCGAGGCACCGTGATCGAAGTAGGCGATGGCGTGAGGACCGTATTTCTCCTTAACCTTCTTGAGGTTGTACGCCACCTCGTCCAGGGCCTCGTCCCAGGAGATCTTCACGAACTTGCCCTCACCCCGCTCTCCCACTCTCTTGAGGGGATGGAGCACCCGGTCGGGATCGTAAAGGAGCTTCACCCCGGAATTGCCCCGGGCGCAGACCCGGGCCTTGTCCCCCCGACCGTTGGTGGGACTTTTGGGATTGCCCTCGATCTTGACCACCTTGCCGTGCTTCACCTTGGCCACGATGGGGCAGCGCCAGAAACACATCTCGCAGACCGAGGGAACCTCCTTGGCCCCCAGGCTTCCGGGAAGCTCCTCTCCGCCGGCCTCCGCGGCGTACGCCTTACGGAAAAGTCCCTCGGAACGGAGCCGAAGCCCGGCCAGAGCCAGCGAGGCCCCCGCCGAAAGTTTAAGAAAGTCCCTTCTTTTCATGAGCAACCTCCTCCCGCAATCTATTTGTGAGAAACAAAACCAGATCTCCCAGGGCCCTGTAAAAGGGCCGGGGTTGCGCCTGTCTCAGGGCCCCGAGAAATCGGGGATACCACTTCAAAAAGTGCTCGGTCAGGAACCTGGCCAGAAGGTCTCTCCTTCCCTCTTCAAGGAGAAGGGCCATAAAGGCCAGCTCGTAGGCCACATGATCGGCTAGATCCCCCTCCTCCACCGGCTGATAGCCGGCCTCCCGATAAAAGGCCAGGGCCTGATCGTAACCCTCCCCCTTGAGGCGCCGATCCCCGGAGAGATATACCGAGGCATAGGGAGGAGCCGGAGTGCGATAAGGTGAAGTAATAAAAAGGCGTGTGTATTCCACCCGGAGATCCTCCAGGTTCTCCCCCCCAAAATCTCCGTTCAGATAGAGCCCCAGCCTACGCCCCAAGGACACCAGATAAGGAATCAATTCGAGGAAAGAGGAATCCTCCGGATACAGAAAGGCCTCCGCCACCACACGCAAATCTTCGGACTTAAACATCAATCCTCCTACTACTCCGATATTAGAAATTTTTCAAGTCCAATTATAGCCATTTTCAGATACTTTTGAGGATGTTATGTCAATTTTATGTTTATATTTCAATAGCTTAGGTTTTAAAATTGTTAAAATGCATATGGCTAAAAATTGGAAGTAATTCTTTCCTATTTTTATCAGGAACACGATCAATCGAATTTCATTAATTTGATCCGAATATGTAAATATAAGAAAATTTTAACGATGAATTTGCAATTCGTCCTTAGGATGAAGCCTTTCAAAAAAATTAACATATTTTCTAAAAAATGAAAAATTACTTCCTCATTAAAACATCTTGTAAAAATATCCATTTTCTGGTTTGTATAGGCCCATGGCTTATATTCTTGAGGTACGGCGGCTCAGCAAGAGATTCGGAGCCCTCAGGGCGGTGGAGGATCTTTCCTTTACCGTGAGGAAGGGAACCATATCCGCCCTCATCGGCCCCAACGGCTCGGGAAAATCCACCACCTTTAACCTCATCACCGGACACCTCAAACCGGACGCCGGAGAGATTCTCTTCGAGGGACACCACCTGGAGGGGCTTCCCGCGGAAGCCGTGGCCCGCCTGGGAATAGCCCGCACCTTTCAAACCCCGCAGGTCTTCTCTCACCTTACCGTGCTCGAAAATGTGTTACTTGCCGTTTATCAGCACCTTCGGCCCGGAAGGCTTTCCGCCCTCCTGCGCACCCCGAGTTTTTTTCGTAAGGAAAAGGGGGCCCGGGAGGAAGCCCTTTACTGGCTGGAAAGATTCTTTCTGGCCGACGAGGCCGCGCGCAGGGCCTCGGAACTTCCCCTGGGCAAACTCCGCTACCTGGAACTGGCCCGGGCCCTGGCCCTGCGGCCCAAACTCCTCCTCCTCGACGAGGCCGCCTCCGGACTCGACCCCCGGGAAAAAGAGGACCTGGCCCGAATCCTTTCGCAACTTCCCCGAGAGGGACTCACCCTCTTCTGGGTGGAGCACGACCTGAACCTCCTTATGGAGCTGGCCGAAGAGGTGATCGTGCTCGATCAGGGGCGTAAGATCGCCCAGGGACCTCCGGCGGAGATCCAGAAGGATCCCAGGGTAATTCAGGTATACCTGGGAGAGGAATGATGCTTGAGGTGCGCAATCTTCACCTTTCCTACGGGAAACTGAATGTACTGCGCGGGATCTCCCTGCATGTGGAGGAGGGAGAGATCGTGTGTCTTCTGGGGAGCAACGGGGCCGGAAAGAGCAGTCTTCTTCTCACTCTCATTGGAATCAATCGTCCCCGAAAGGGACGGATCTTCTTCGAGGGCCGGGACATCACCGGCTGGCCCCCTCAAAAGCTGGTGGGCATGGGCCTGAGCCTGGTGCCGGAGGGAAGACAGATCTTTTATCCCCTCACGGTGGAGGAAAACCTGATTCTGGGGGCCTATCATCGCTTCGTAAGAGAGGGAAAGCGGGCGGTCATGGCGGATCTGGAGCGGGTTTACGAGCTCTTTCCCAGGTTGCGGGAGCGACGCAAACAGAAAGCCGGCACTCTTTCCGGAGGAGAGCAACAAATGCTGGCCCTGGGGCGGGCCTTCATGGCCCGTCCCAGACTCCTTCTTCTCGATGAACCCTCTCTGGGACTTGCGCCGAAGGTGGTGGACCTCATCATGCACACCATAGTGGAACTCAACAGGGAAGGCCTCACCGTTCTACTGGTGGAACAAAACGCCCGCAAGGCCCTGTCCATAGCTCACCGGGCCTATGTGCTGGAGACCGGACGCATCACCCTCCAGGGACCGGCCCGGGAACTCCTTCACGACGAGGAGGTAAAAAGGGCCTATCTGGGCAAGGACTACCGGGAATTCACCGAGGGGAGGGGAAGCCCATGAGCATCGAAAATCCGGAATACCTGAGCCCGGAGGAATGGCGCCAGTGGCACACCGAGCTCCTCCAGAGCACCCTGAACCGGATCTATCAGAGGGTTCCCTTCTACCGGGAGCGCCTGGAGGAAAGCGGACTTCTGCCCGAGGACCTGCGTGCTCCGGAGGACCTGATCCGCTTTCCCGTCACCACCCGGGAGGATCTATCCGCCCACTACCCCTACGAACTCTTCGCGGTACCCCTGCGCGACATCGTACGCCTTCGGGCCTTCCCCTGGTGGCCCAACCCCATAGTAAAGGGGTACACCCTGCAGGATGTGGAAAACCTGCGGCAGCTCTGCGTAAGATTCCTCAAAGCCTGCGGGCTGCGCCCGGAGGACATCGTTTTCATCTCCTTTGAGCCAGGCATGGCCGCCTGGACGGAGGACCTTCGCGAGGCTGCCGAGGCCGTGGGAGCCGCGGTCATCCCCCCGGCTCCCCGAACCCCTGAGGTGAGCCTCCGCATTCTCCGGGACTTCCGGGCCTCGGTGGTGATCACCACCCCCTCGCTCGCCCTGCGTTATCTCAGGGTTTGCGAAAGGCGGGGCTTGAGGCCCCCGGAAAGTCTCAGGCTCCTCATTCTGGTGGGGGAAGAACTTAAAGGACGGGATCGGGCCCTCCTGGAAGAGTTCTTCGGGGCCGAATCCCGGCTGGGTTACGGTATCTCCGAGGTCCTGGGGCCCGGCCTGGCCTACGAATGTGAGGCCCGAAGGGGACTGCACCTGGCCTCGGATCATGTGTTTGCCGAGGTCATTCACCCCGAAAAGGGGACGCCCGCCGAGGAGGGGGAACTGGTGCTCACCACCCTTCGGGTAAGGGCCAATCCGCTCCTGCGTTTCCTCACCGGAGACCGGGTCCGGATAACCCACGAACCGTGTCCCTGCGGAAGAACCACGCCGCGGTTTCTCTCCATCGAGGCCGGAAGCGGCCGGGTGCTTTCCTTCAGGGGCATAAAGGTGCCCCGGAAGGTGCTCGAGGGACTGCTGGAGGAGGTGTACGGCCGAAAACCACGCTACCGGCTAAGGATCGTGGGGGAGGAACCGGAAAGCGAACTTCTCGTGGAACTGGTGATGGAGGAATCCCTCTTTCGGCCGAGCATCGTGGAACTCCACGAGGAGGCCCATCGCCTGGAGCGGGCCTTTTTCGAGTTCCTCGGACTGCCCTGCAGGGTCAGGTGGGTGGAGGGTTAACGATAATCCTTTAAGGGGTCCAGGATCCGGGTCCTCACCCAGCGGGGATCCAGCCATTCTATAGGGGTCACGAACACCCCCTGCACCAGGACGGAGAAGTGGAGGTGATCGCCTCCGGCCAGTCCGGTGGTGTCGGTGTGGCCGATGGTCTGGCCCGCGGAGACCTCCTCCCCCACCTGCACCTCAATCCCGGCCAGGTGGGCGTAAAGGGTATAAAGCCCCAGCCCGTGATCCAGGATCACGGTGTTTCCGTAAATGCCCAGGTAGTCCGCAAACACCACCCGGCCGGGCGCGGCGGCGGGTACCGGGCTTCGGGCCACCGAGGCCAGATCCAGCCCCAGGTGCCAGGCCCGGGAGACCTTCCGCCCCCGGTAATAATAGGTGCGAAACTCCCCGAAGTCGGCTCTCTTGGCCGCGTGAGGCAGGGCTCGAAGGGCTCCCGAAATCCGAAAGGGGGCCTCCGAGGGACGGGAGGTGATCTCCGCAATGGTTTTATTGTTCCGACGGCGCAGGGTTTCGTTAACCCAGATAAAGGTCCCGAGCAGGTCGTTTTTCTGGGCCTCGGGATAGCGGGAGATAAACTCCGGCATCTTAAAGTTGAGGAACCGATCACTGAGACGCATGCGCACCCTGGGGAAACGGCGCCTCTTCAGGTAATAACTCACCGGGAGCTCCAGTCGATTGCCGGCCCCGTCCTCGGCCAGCACCACGAACTTCCGCACCACCTTTTCCGTCACCGGGAGGGCCACCAGAGCGGCGTACGCCCCCTGCTTCAGGGGATAGCCCCGGAAAAAACGGTCGTTGAGGAGGACCCCCGTGCGAGCGGGCTTCTCCCCCACCCGATAGAGCACCAGGGCCGAGCCCCCCGGAGCCAGGTAAACCGTGCGGGAAAGGACGGTCACCCGAGGAGGAGTGAGATCCAGGGTAAAGGGAACCCGTTTCACGGAAAGGTTTCCCCGAAGACGGTTACGCCAGGAGGCATCCGCTGCGGAAACCACGAGCACCGCCGGCCCCTCGGAAAGGCCCTTTTCCACCGGAGAGACGGAAAAGGAGATCTCCCGGCTGTGAACCCGCGACCCCCGGAGAAAGGAAACCGGCCAGCCGAGTTCCTTTAGGAGGATCTTCTTCCTTCCCTGAACCAGATAAACCGAAAGCTCGCGCAATCCGGAATGTCGGTCCTCGGCCCGCACGGTAAAAGTGAGCTTCCGTCCGGCCAATTTCGGAAGCCCCTTCACCTCTATCACCGGAGGGTGGCTCTCCAGCTTTACGAAGAAGACGAAGACCGCAGCCCCGCACAGGGCCAGAAGCAGCAAAAGAAGCATCCCCTTCAGTACGGACTTCATGGCCTCACTCCTACCCTTTTCAGGATTTTTCTACTATAACAGAAGGGATGAAACCCAGAAAGCACGGGCTTGCGGTCCTCGTGATGCTGATCTTCGTCTGGGGGAGCGCCTTTTCCCTTCCGGAAATCCACCGTCCGGAACTTTCCCCCTACGCCCGTTATCGTCTCTCCCGAATTCCCCTTATCCGGCGATTCGTCAAGCCTCCCACCCCTCCGGAAAAGGCCTATCAGGAAACGCGCAGGCTGGTGGAGAAACTTAGGGAGGAGGGGGCCGATATTTATGCGCCGGATCTGTTTTCCCGGGTGGAAAAAAAGTGGGAAAGGGCCCGAACCTATTACCGAACCGGGCACTACGACTGGGCCGAGACCTACTTCAGGGAGATCGCGGAGCTCGGGAGGAAGGCCCTGGAGGAAACGCGTCGGCGCCGGGAGGCCAGGAAGAGAGCCGCCGAGGAGGTACTGAAGAAACTCCGTCGCAGTTTCGAGGCCCGGCGCGAAAGGCTTTCTCCGGAAAAGAGGCTCCGGATCGCGCTGGCCCTCTGGCGCCTGGAACTCCTCATCCAGCTCGAACAGTTCGAGGACTTTCGTCGGGAGGCCCGGCGCATAAGCCAAACCTACGGTCTTTAACCCTTCAGACGGCCTCCCTTGCGCAAAATCCGCTTATCTCCCACCCGGATGGTGACCTTCTCCCGATCAAGGTATTCCAGGAGGGGAATGAGATACTTGCGGGAGGCCCCGCCGGTTAGCCTGCGGAAGTCCCCCACCCCCATCTCCCCGTGCTTCCTGAGATAATCCACCGCCAGCTTCCGGGCCCTCTCGAGAGCCTCCCGATGGAAATAGAGCTTCTCGGAAAGCCGCACCAGGACCCCATCCTGCACCAGCACCTCGAAGAGATCCAGGGCCAGACGGGGACGATCACGGAAACGGGAAAGGGCCTCCTCCGGGTCCGGCGGGGTGAAACCGGCCTTCCTGAAGATCTCTTCGATCTCTCTTTTCAGGGCCTCGGCCTCCTCCGGAAGCACCGGACGATGGGTGGAAAGACGCAGAAATTCCCTCTCGGCGGAGATGCGTCCCGCGGCAAGGAGTTCCGAGAGCGCAGCCTCAAAGATCCTGGAGGAGGCTCGATCCGAAACCCGGGCCCGGAGTTCCTCCTTGGTCAGGCCGGGTTTCAGGGGAAAACGCTCGTGAAATCCGGCCAGGGCCCGGAGTATTTC
The window above is part of the Thermosulfurimonas sp. F29 genome. Proteins encoded here:
- a CDS encoding M23 family metallopeptidase, which translates into the protein MKSVLKGMLLLLLLALCGAAVFVFFVKLESHPPVIEVKGLPKLAGRKLTFTVRAEDRHSGLRELSVYLVQGRKKILLKELGWPVSFLRGSRVHSREISFSVSPVEKGLSEGPAVLVVSAADASWRNRLRGNLSVKRVPFTLDLTPPRVTVLSRTVYLAPGGSALVLYRVGEKPARTGVLLNDRFFRGYPLKQGAYAALVALPVTEKVVRKFVVLAEDGAGNRLELPVSYYLKRRRFPRVRMRLSDRFLNFKMPEFISRYPEAQKNDLLGTFIWVNETLRRRNNKTIAEITSRPSEAPFRISGALRALPHAAKRADFGEFRTYYYRGRKVSRAWHLGLDLASVARSPVPAAAPGRVVFADYLGIYGNTVILDHGLGLYTLYAHLAGIEVQVGEEVSAGQTIGHTDTTGLAGGDHLHFSVLVQGVFVTPIEWLDPRWVRTRILDPLKDYR